In one Streptomyces sp. T12 genomic region, the following are encoded:
- a CDS encoding ATP-binding protein encodes MSTRLEALPYRHVVTLPCEPSAVRLSRETAEAAWVEWGIGLRHSTVDPALLILGELVTNSVRHAAVLSPQVTVIYAAGRDSLAFAVHDRHPYQPQLYGAVTGNGAGGLATVMELTLGLGGTAVVRRDADGKGKSIWITLPL; translated from the coding sequence ATGTCCACCCGACTGGAAGCCCTGCCCTACCGGCACGTGGTCACCCTGCCCTGCGAGCCGTCCGCCGTCCGCCTTTCTCGTGAGACCGCCGAAGCGGCGTGGGTCGAGTGGGGAATCGGGCTGCGCCACTCCACGGTGGACCCGGCGCTGCTGATCCTGGGCGAGCTCGTCACCAACAGTGTCCGGCACGCCGCCGTCCTCTCCCCACAGGTGACGGTGATCTACGCGGCGGGCCGGGACTCCCTGGCCTTCGCTGTCCACGACCGCCACCCCTACCAGCCCCAGCTGTACGGCGCGGTCACCGGTAACGGAGCCGGTGGTCTGGCCACCGTCATGGAGCTGACCCTCGGCCTGGGCGGCACCGCGGTCGTCCGCAGGGATGCCGACGGCAAGGGCAAGAGCATCTGGATCACCCTGCCCCTCTGA
- a CDS encoding metalloregulator ArsR/SmtB family transcription factor, producing MSTPLYQLKAEFFKTLGHPARIRVLELLSEREHAVAEMLPEVGIEPAHLSQQLAVLRRANLVVTRKEGSAVYYSLTSPHIAELLWVARTILSGVLAGQAELLADLQAAQGEAKPPSSDGP from the coding sequence ATGAGCACGCCGCTGTACCAGCTCAAGGCCGAGTTCTTCAAGACGCTCGGCCATCCGGCGCGCATCCGGGTGCTGGAGTTGCTGAGCGAGCGCGAGCATGCGGTCGCCGAGATGCTGCCCGAGGTGGGCATCGAGCCCGCGCACCTGTCCCAGCAGCTCGCGGTGCTGCGCCGGGCGAACCTGGTGGTGACCCGCAAGGAGGGCTCGGCCGTCTACTACTCACTGACCAGCCCGCACATCGCCGAACTGCTCTGGGTCGCCCGCACCATCCTCTCCGGAGTCCTGGCCGGGCAGGCCGAACTCCTCGCCGACCTGCAGGCCGCGCAAGGGGAAGCGAAACCGCCGTCGAGCGACGGCCCCTGA
- a CDS encoding anti-sigma factor antagonist yields the protein MTIDWRYTVEENLGILSVAGYLGPDAVHRFTGAVGWAVARGAGPVILDLTELRGWSADGQLAITEAAHRLAEAGRGLELAAIPADGSLVPAGDCPPIPVHADLAAARAAHSTEHGAQTEGRHEWRTTGWPTGDQTGQ from the coding sequence ATGACCATCGACTGGCGCTACACCGTCGAGGAGAACCTCGGCATCCTGTCCGTCGCCGGATACCTGGGCCCGGACGCCGTCCACCGTTTTACCGGCGCGGTCGGCTGGGCAGTGGCCCGCGGCGCCGGCCCGGTCATTCTCGACCTGACCGAGCTGCGCGGCTGGTCGGCCGACGGACAGCTGGCGATCACCGAGGCGGCGCATCGTCTCGCCGAGGCCGGCCGTGGCCTGGAGCTGGCCGCCATTCCCGCCGACGGTTCCCTCGTTCCCGCCGGGGACTGCCCGCCCATCCCTGTGCATGCTGACCTGGCCGCCGCGCGCGCTGCGCACAGCACAGAGCACGGGGCGCAGACAGAGGGGCGTCATGAGTGGCGCACCACCGGGTGGCCGACCGGAGACCAGACAGGCCAATGA
- a CDS encoding helix-turn-helix transcriptional regulator produces MSVPLYQAKAEFFRMLGHPVRIRVLELLQEGPRPVRQLLAEIEVEPSSLSQQLAVLRRSGIVASTREGSTVVYQLAGGDVAELMGAARRILTEMLRGQHELLAELREDEVTA; encoded by the coding sequence GTGTCGGTTCCGCTGTATCAGGCCAAAGCTGAGTTCTTCCGGATGCTGGGGCATCCCGTGCGGATACGCGTGCTGGAGCTGCTGCAGGAGGGGCCGCGGCCGGTACGGCAACTGCTCGCGGAGATCGAGGTGGAGCCCTCCAGCCTGTCGCAGCAGCTGGCGGTGCTGCGCCGGTCGGGGATCGTCGCCTCGACACGGGAGGGCTCGACGGTCGTCTACCAGCTAGCCGGCGGGGACGTCGCGGAGCTGATGGGGGCCGCACGCCGGATCCTGACCGAGATGCTCAGGGGACAGCATGAGCTGCTGGCCGAGCTACGGGAAGACGAGGTCACCGCGTGA
- a CDS encoding 2-phosphosulfolactate phosphatase, with protein sequence MGPGARRLAAQAACLVVVDVLSFTTAVSVAVQQGIRVLPFWLPDEPASAVEQAAAEKAAEVFARQSGARLAAPRHAVTPATPWSLSPAQLRAAPFVARLVLPSPNGASIAAAARPSVRVVAACLRNISAVGGWLTAHGYGTPERPVAVIAAGEQWPDGSLRPALEDLLGAGALISDLHAQGAGPLSAEAAAAKATYEGTADLAHAVAVSASGRRLTATGFVEDVAIATEEDTCTMPVRDGDGAFAPG encoded by the coding sequence GTGGGGCCCGGAGCGCGCCGCCTGGCAGCGCAGGCCGCCTGTCTGGTCGTCGTGGACGTGCTGTCCTTCACCACGGCGGTGAGCGTCGCCGTGCAACAGGGCATACGGGTGCTGCCGTTCTGGCTGCCGGACGAACCGGCAAGCGCCGTCGAGCAGGCTGCCGCCGAGAAGGCCGCCGAGGTCTTCGCCCGCCAGTCGGGCGCGCGCCTGGCCGCCCCACGCCACGCCGTCACGCCCGCCACTCCCTGGTCCCTCTCCCCTGCTCAACTGCGCGCCGCGCCCTTCGTCGCCCGCCTGGTGCTGCCGTCGCCGAACGGCGCGTCCATCGCGGCCGCCGCACGGCCGAGCGTGCGGGTGGTCGCCGCCTGCCTACGCAACATCAGCGCGGTCGGCGGCTGGCTCACCGCCCACGGCTACGGCACGCCCGAACGTCCCGTTGCCGTGATCGCCGCGGGTGAGCAGTGGCCGGACGGCAGCCTGCGCCCCGCCCTGGAGGACCTGCTCGGCGCGGGAGCCCTCATCTCCGACCTGCACGCCCAGGGCGCCGGCCCGCTCTCGGCGGAGGCCGCAGCCGCCAAGGCCACCTACGAAGGCACGGCCGACCTCGCCCACGCGGTCGCCGTGAGCGCCTCCGGCCGCCGGCTGACCGCGACGGGATTTGTCGAGGACGTGGCCATCGCCACCGAAGAGGACACCTGCACCATGCCGGTTCGGGACGGCGACGGCGCCTTCGCCCCGGGATAA
- a CDS encoding NADH-quinone oxidoreductase subunit B family protein, whose amino-acid sequence MGLLRKIRETGRVAEPAPPRPEDEVPGRAREFGGSVQVRCVDAGSCNGCEIEIAAAFSPVYDAERYGARLVASPRHADVALVTGPVTRNMAEPLRRTVAAMGEPRLVVAVGDCAVNCGEFVGGYGVEGAVADVVPVDLAVPGCPPEPGEIVAALRRVTGR is encoded by the coding sequence ATGGGCCTGTTGCGCAAAATCCGCGAGACCGGGCGGGTGGCCGAGCCCGCCCCGCCGCGCCCGGAGGACGAGGTGCCCGGGAGGGCACGGGAGTTCGGCGGATCGGTGCAGGTGCGCTGTGTGGACGCGGGGTCCTGCAACGGCTGCGAGATCGAGATCGCCGCCGCCTTCAGTCCGGTGTACGACGCCGAGCGGTACGGAGCGCGGCTGGTGGCCTCGCCCCGGCACGCGGACGTGGCACTGGTGACCGGGCCGGTGACGCGGAACATGGCGGAGCCGCTGCGGCGCACGGTTGCCGCGATGGGTGAGCCGCGGCTGGTGGTGGCGGTGGGGGACTGCGCGGTCAACTGCGGGGAGTTTGTGGGTGGTTACGGCGTCGAGGGCGCCGTCGCTGATGTCGTGCCGGTGGATCTGGCCGTACCTGGCTGCCCGCCGGAGCCGGGCGAGATCGTGGCGGCCCTGCGGCGGGTGACCGGCAGATGA
- a CDS encoding pyridoxamine 5'-phosphate oxidase family protein codes for MSMSPTIARMVEVSGAEALWLLEGSSLGRLVYTQRELTVVRPARHVFEYGRLVVRTPVPASAVPATATYHVDEIRAVAGTGWTVTVCGPAEVITDPNEGAHYRRTLAGWTHGPHDTLLRIHPKPVTGFRLARPEA; via the coding sequence ATGAGCATGTCCCCCACCATCGCGCGCATGGTCGAGGTCTCCGGCGCGGAGGCCCTGTGGCTGCTTGAGGGCAGCAGCCTGGGGCGGCTCGTGTACACGCAGCGGGAGTTGACCGTCGTACGCCCCGCCCGGCACGTCTTCGAGTACGGCCGCCTGGTGGTCCGCACCCCGGTGCCGGCATCGGCGGTCCCGGCGACGGCGACCTACCACGTGGACGAGATCCGTGCCGTGGCCGGGACCGGTTGGACCGTCACCGTCTGCGGCCCCGCCGAAGTGATAACCGACCCGAATGAGGGCGCCCACTACCGGCGCACCCTTGCTGGTTGGACGCACGGTCCGCACGACACGCTCCTGCGGATCCACCCCAAGCCAGTGACCGGCTTCCGCCTCGCCCGCCCGGAGGCGTGA
- a CDS encoding SulP family inorganic anion transporter: MTSSTSRARARLAALLPGRRDLAEMRRDPRRDLLAGLTVAIVALPLALGFGVSSGLGAEAGLATAVVAGALAAVFGGSNLQVSGPTGAMTVVLVPIVGQYGPTGVLTVGLTAGLMLVVLAALRAGKYMQYVPAPVVEGFTLGIACVIGLQQIPNALGVSKPEGDRVLVVTWRAVEEFAKSPNWTAVGFAVAVAAVMLAGARWRPAIPFSILAVIAATIVAQAAGLDAARPIGDLPAGLPAPSLSFLDLGSLGSLLAPAVAVAALAALESLLSASVADGMTVGQKHDPDRELFGQGLANIAAPLFGGVPATGAIARTAVNVRTGAGSRLAALTHAAILALIVFAAAPLVSKIPLAALAGVLLATAIRMVEVGSLRAMAKATRSDAVILVLTAGATLALDLVYAVIIGLIVAGALALRAVAKQARFDQVPLDRGDHSAEEHALLAEHIVAYRIDGPLFFAAAHRFLLELTEVVDVWVVILRMSRVSTMDATGALVLKDVVEKLSRRGIVVLASGIRPGQRQVLDSVGALDLLGREGREYATTPEAIRGARDYLESAGVMSSVPAPRTTTPSEEALQ; this comes from the coding sequence ATGACCTCGTCAACCAGCCGGGCCCGGGCCCGGCTTGCCGCGCTGCTGCCCGGCCGGAGGGATCTGGCGGAGATGCGGCGCGATCCGCGCCGGGACCTGCTCGCCGGACTGACGGTCGCGATCGTGGCGCTGCCGCTCGCGCTGGGCTTCGGGGTCTCCTCCGGGCTCGGGGCGGAGGCGGGGTTGGCGACCGCCGTGGTCGCGGGCGCGCTGGCAGCGGTGTTCGGCGGTTCGAATCTGCAGGTGTCCGGGCCGACGGGCGCGATGACGGTGGTCCTGGTGCCGATCGTCGGCCAGTACGGGCCCACTGGGGTGCTCACCGTCGGGCTGACGGCGGGCCTCATGCTGGTGGTGCTGGCCGCGCTGCGGGCCGGCAAGTACATGCAGTATGTGCCGGCTCCGGTGGTGGAGGGGTTCACCCTGGGCATCGCCTGTGTGATCGGGTTGCAGCAGATTCCGAACGCGCTCGGAGTGTCCAAGCCGGAGGGCGACCGGGTGCTCGTGGTCACTTGGCGCGCTGTGGAGGAGTTCGCGAAGTCTCCGAACTGGACCGCGGTGGGCTTTGCGGTGGCGGTGGCGGCGGTCATGCTGGCCGGCGCGCGGTGGCGGCCGGCGATCCCGTTCTCCATTCTGGCGGTCATCGCGGCGACGATCGTGGCCCAGGCGGCCGGTCTGGATGCGGCGAGGCCGATCGGTGACCTGCCCGCCGGGCTGCCCGCTCCTTCTCTGTCCTTCCTCGACCTCGGGTCCCTTGGGTCCCTGCTGGCCCCAGCCGTGGCGGTCGCGGCGCTGGCCGCCCTGGAGTCGCTGCTGTCGGCGTCGGTCGCCGACGGCATGACGGTCGGCCAGAAGCATGACCCCGACCGCGAGTTGTTCGGCCAAGGGTTGGCCAACATTGCCGCGCCGCTGTTCGGCGGCGTGCCGGCGACAGGCGCGATCGCCCGGACCGCGGTCAACGTCCGTACGGGTGCAGGCTCCCGGCTCGCGGCTCTGACCCACGCCGCGATCCTCGCCTTGATCGTCTTCGCGGCGGCGCCCCTGGTCTCGAAGATCCCGCTGGCCGCCCTCGCCGGCGTGTTGCTGGCCACCGCGATCCGCATGGTCGAGGTCGGCTCGCTCAGGGCGATGGCGAAGGCCACCCGCTCGGACGCGGTGATCCTCGTCCTCACGGCGGGCGCCACTCTGGCCCTTGATCTGGTCTACGCCGTCATCATCGGCCTGATCGTCGCGGGTGCCCTCGCCCTGCGCGCTGTGGCCAAGCAGGCCCGCTTCGACCAGGTGCCGCTCGACCGCGGCGACCACAGCGCCGAGGAACACGCGCTGCTGGCCGAGCACATTGTCGCCTACCGCATCGACGGGCCGCTGTTCTTCGCCGCCGCGCACCGATTCCTGCTGGAGCTGACGGAGGTTGTTGATGTTTGGGTGGTGATCCTGCGCATGTCGCGGGTGTCGACCATGGATGCCACCGGTGCGCTTGTCCTCAAGGACGTGGTGGAGAAGCTTAGCCGTCGGGGCATCGTCGTGCTGGCCTCCGGGATCCGGCCGGGGCAGCGCCAGGTCCTCGACTCGGTGGGTGCGTTGGATCTGCTGGGCCGGGAGGGCCGCGAGTACGCCACCACGCCCGAGGCGATCCGTGGCGCCCGCGACTACCTGGAGAGCGCCGGAGTCATGTCCTCTGTCCCTGCCCCGCGGACCACAACGCCCAGTGAGGAAGCCCTGCAATGA